The following are encoded together in the Vibrio splendidus genome:
- a CDS encoding DUF2960 family protein, with protein sequence MARTILYTYKDEDKELLFSKQEHRTIQEAVAAAEGIDITEYLKTEQQLEFISDTKAVRNYQDNYFRKLGFTKLTLKQKDNLGVGKKKK encoded by the coding sequence ATGGCTCGTACCATTCTGTACACTTACAAAGACGAAGACAAAGAGTTACTGTTTTCGAAACAAGAACACCGCACGATCCAAGAAGCTGTCGCTGCAGCCGAAGGTATCGACATCACTGAGTACCTAAAAACTGAGCAACAGCTTGAGTTTATTTCTGATACTAAAGCGGTTCGTAACTACCAAGATAACTATTTCCGTAAGCTTGGCTTCACTAAGCTTACGTTGAAGCAAAAAGACAACCTTGGTGTTGGTAAAAAGAAGAAGTAA
- a CDS encoding bifunctional molybdopterin-guanine dinucleotide biosynthesis adaptor protein MobB/molybdopterin molybdotransferase MoeA — translation MKDSKQRPNLPLLGFAAYSGTGKTTVLEALLPLLTNAGLKVGVLKHAHHDFDVDKPGKDSYRLRKAGANQMLIASRNRHVMMTETPEAEADFDYLLTRFDTNTLDLILVEGCKNIAFPKIELHRDEVGKPWLYPNDDNIIAIAADSQVESELPQMAISDLEAIRDFIIEYAQSFDGSSKISETASCSSSKDNTPAVCCDSFSPAGLTVTQGQQKIVDSIDALDLTESVELLQGYGRVLAEDIISPINVPQNTNSAMDGYAIRSEDLELESYQLVAEVMAGHSYEQTVQQGEAVKIMTGAPMPEGVDVVVMREQAVQDGDKVSFPGAKISIGQNVRMAGEDLEIGQPVFTRGTRIEAPEMGMMASLGFGSCPVLRKVKVGVFSTGDEVQAPGSEQKPNSIYDSNRFTIIGMLQKLGCDIVDYGIIEDDEQKMMDVLHAASLETDMVLTSGGVSVGDADYIKLALDKLGEINFWRINMRPGRPLAYGKIEDKPFFGLPGNPVAVMVSFINFVEPAIRKLQGQTNWTPVKANAIATEQLRSRQGRTEFSRGVFSMNESGVLEVKTTGKQGSGILRSMSEANCLIEISPAVDTVKVGETVTIIPLQGRV, via the coding sequence ATGAAAGATTCAAAACAACGCCCTAACCTTCCTCTATTGGGCTTTGCTGCTTATAGCGGTACAGGCAAAACAACGGTACTTGAAGCGTTACTGCCTCTGCTGACTAATGCGGGTTTAAAAGTGGGTGTTCTTAAACATGCTCACCACGATTTTGATGTCGATAAGCCGGGTAAAGACAGCTACCGCTTACGTAAAGCGGGCGCGAATCAAATGTTGATCGCTTCTCGTAACCGTCACGTGATGATGACAGAAACGCCAGAAGCCGAAGCTGATTTTGATTACCTTCTGACACGTTTCGATACCAACACGCTGGACTTGATTCTGGTTGAAGGATGCAAGAACATTGCTTTCCCTAAAATTGAATTGCACAGAGATGAAGTCGGTAAACCTTGGTTATACCCGAACGATGACAACATTATTGCCATTGCTGCAGACAGCCAAGTGGAATCCGAACTACCACAAATGGCGATCAGTGACTTAGAAGCGATTCGTGATTTCATTATTGAATATGCTCAGTCGTTTGACGGTTCCTCGAAAATAAGCGAAACCGCTTCTTGTTCGTCTTCAAAAGACAACACGCCCGCAGTGTGTTGTGATTCGTTCTCTCCTGCTGGTTTAACCGTTACTCAAGGCCAACAAAAGATTGTTGATAGCATTGACGCGCTCGATCTCACAGAGAGTGTTGAACTATTGCAGGGCTACGGTCGTGTGTTGGCTGAAGATATAATCTCGCCAATCAATGTGCCTCAAAACACCAACTCAGCAATGGACGGCTACGCAATTCGTAGTGAAGATTTAGAACTGGAGAGTTACCAACTGGTTGCTGAAGTTATGGCTGGTCACAGCTACGAGCAAACTGTTCAACAAGGTGAAGCCGTTAAGATCATGACGGGTGCACCAATGCCTGAAGGCGTTGATGTTGTTGTGATGCGCGAACAAGCCGTCCAAGATGGCGATAAGGTTAGCTTCCCAGGTGCGAAAATCTCAATTGGACAAAATGTCCGTATGGCTGGTGAAGATTTAGAAATCGGCCAACCTGTCTTTACTCGTGGTACACGCATCGAAGCACCAGAAATGGGTATGATGGCGTCACTGGGTTTTGGTAGCTGCCCTGTTCTACGTAAGGTAAAAGTCGGTGTGTTCTCTACGGGTGACGAAGTTCAAGCACCGGGTAGCGAGCAGAAGCCGAACTCTATCTACGACTCGAACCGTTTTACGATCATCGGCATGCTTCAAAAGCTAGGTTGTGACATTGTTGACTACGGCATCATTGAAGATGACGAACAAAAGATGATGGATGTACTTCACGCTGCGTCGTTAGAGACCGATATGGTTCTGACTTCAGGTGGTGTGTCTGTTGGTGATGCTGACTACATCAAACTCGCATTAGATAAGCTGGGTGAGATTAACTTCTGGCGCATCAACATGCGTCCGGGTCGCCCTCTTGCTTACGGCAAAATTGAAGACAAACCTTTCTTCGGTTTACCTGGCAACCCAGTAGCCGTGATGGTGTCATTCATTAACTTTGTAGAACCCGCGATCCGCAAGCTACAAGGTCAAACGAACTGGACGCCAGTGAAAGCGAACGCGATAGCAACTGAGCAATTACGTTCTCGTCAAGGTCGTACTGAGTTCAGCCGTGGTGTGTTCTCAATGAACGAATCAGGCGTACTTGAAGTGAAAACAACCGGTAAGCAAGGTTCAGGTATTTTACGTTCAATGAGCGAAGCGAACTGCTTAATCGAAATCTCACCAGCGGTTGATACCGTGAAAGTTGGTGAAACGGTAACGATCATTCCTCTGCAGGGGCGCGTTTAA
- the mobA gene encoding molybdenum cofactor guanylyltransferase MobA yields MLLPTQTSWVILAGGQASRMGGKDKGLVELNGSPLIQYVINKLSQQDVSITINANRNLDSYQAFAPVVSDSFPDYPGPLGGIHAGLKNASTDWVGFVPCDSPQISDDLVERFCSAVKEDSDILVAHDGEFKQPVFTLFHKRVLPKLEAFLERGDRKIILLYKECVTEYVDFSDSPNCFVNLNTPEELTQFGTLQ; encoded by the coding sequence ATGCTGCTTCCAACGCAAACTAGTTGGGTTATTTTGGCTGGCGGACAGGCCAGCCGCATGGGCGGAAAAGATAAAGGACTTGTTGAGCTCAACGGTTCTCCGCTTATTCAATACGTTATAAACAAGCTGTCACAGCAAGATGTCAGCATCACTATCAATGCCAACCGTAACTTAGACAGTTACCAAGCATTTGCTCCGGTTGTTTCCGATTCCTTCCCTGACTATCCAGGTCCATTGGGCGGCATTCATGCTGGCCTTAAAAACGCGAGTACAGACTGGGTCGGCTTTGTCCCTTGCGACAGCCCACAAATCAGTGACGACCTTGTTGAACGTTTTTGTTCTGCAGTTAAAGAAGACAGTGACATTCTTGTCGCGCATGATGGCGAGTTTAAGCAACCTGTATTCACCCTATTCCACAAACGTGTTCTGCCAAAGCTAGAAGCGTTTTTGGAACGTGGTGATCGTAAAATCATCTTGCTATACAAAGAATGTGTTACCGAATACGTTGATTTCAGCGATTCTCCTAACTGCTTTGTTAATCTGAACACGCCAGAAGAACTCACCCAATTCGGAACGCTTCAATAA